Part of the Arvicanthis niloticus isolate mArvNil1 chromosome 2, mArvNil1.pat.X, whole genome shotgun sequence genome, TAGGATCCagacttctgtttctctctcttcttggtACTTGTTTTTACCCAAGTTCTTAATCAAAGAACTTCAGGGCTGAACCCTGAAAGACCACCTCATTGCCCACACTCCATTCCCAGTCACTTTGTGTAATAGATgtccagaaataaaagaaagccaAATTTTCCATTTCCCAGTGTGATTCTGTTGACTGAACATAAAATCACTACATGGCCATTCAAGTACTTGAACACCCACACACCAGAGATTCAAGGATTAAGTATTTTCTGCACTTAGAAACAGGCAGACCTGCTTTGTCGTTCACTGGAACTGTGACTGAATAATTTAATTATCTGGACCGCTTCATGATTATATTTCTATATGGACAGTAAAATATGATGTGTCTAATCAGGCTCTTATTAAATCCAAAGGAGATCATTCACTAGATGGCGTAAAGCTTTAAGATGCCTAGCAAATACTAAATTGATGTGAGCTACTATTATCCTGGACTTTGGGTCTCAAAAGCTTGTTACCTGCTCTTAAAGACAATTTAATCGAAggaaccaaaaaaaataaaaaataaaaaaaaatcgtTAAACCGAGCAAAGGGCGATCAAGATCAGAAGGGAACAAATATCTAGGGCACAGGAAGTACGCGATTCTAACAGCAAGGTGGAGACCGTCCACGGACAAGCAGATATTTATTTGTCCGTCCAAGGACAAGCAGAGATTTGCCAGAAGGGAAGGTCATTCCAGGACAAGGAcaaatatctgacagaaacaaTGAAAGGCCCCAGCTAACGTTGGAGAGAAGAGCGCTATCCGCACATACTCACGGCGCTTGTCAGCCGCCGCGCTCTCCCTTCTCACACGCTGCAACAGCACTGAGGGTCGCCCAGCCCCTGCACAGGGAAATAAAAGGCACAAAGGCGCGGGTGAGACTCAAGGAGGTCCCCGTGCTAGGTGTGCCTCTGCCGCTGCCCGTGGTCTCAGCCTGCTGTTCCTTGCTCACCCCTGGCTACGGAAGTGGCCCCCAAGAGCCCACGCCACCAGACCCTGGCTGCAGCAGCCGCCATGTTCCTTAAGGTGCCGACTAAGTAGCGGGAGAACACACACAGGCCACGGAGCCCCAAGGGCACGGACCGGAAGTGGAAATGTGCAATGAATCTTCTTCCGGGCGGACGCGGGGCGGGAAGCAGAGGTTCCGGATCTGAGCCCTGGCATGAAAGGAGGTAACGCAGGTAAGAAAGACCCGCAGGTGGGAAAACCGTAAGGTGTACGTAGCCCTATCTCGGTACAGCGGAGGCCGAAGAGAAGAAGACGCAAAGAATCGGACGggtgagagaaagggaaagggtgGGCGTTCTGGGTTCTAAGTTCTACACCGCTCTCCGGCTCCTGAGCTAAGCTTTTAATGGGGGGCGGGGGTAGGGGAGCCGATGGACGGTTTCCTTGGAGACCGTTTCCTAGGCGACTCTAGGTGGCGTGGTCAGATTGCACAGGGTTATGGACTTCCTTGTGCCCCCGGCCGGGGACGGCTGGGCTCTCTCCGGCTTCTTTAAGAACTCATTGGGGTGGGTAGGTAAGTAAGAAACAGAAGCTTAGAAAAGAGTAAAAGTGGAAGTAATGGATGTCCAGGCCCAGGCCTCAATATCGGAGGGTCTGTACTCTTATGTCCAGGCAAAGAGGGAATCTAACCTCAAtaccttattttatttacttcctcctttttttGGTCTAATTATGCGTCTCCTGAGTCTCATTAGTTGTATATCCAAATTATTTGGTTTTAAGATCATAGGCTTCCTCCTTCATCTTTTTCATGGGTTGACCTAAGTCCCGAGTCTTTTGTTACATCATCACCAGGAATATCCGATTTTACCTCAAGGAAAAACAACAGAGTTGGAACTTTAATTGAATTCATTGGAGGAGAGGCCCCACTGCAGGAAAACTGCAGGAATATCATAGGCCATATTGGCAGGGCCAGGAATAAGGCGAGTCCGGACCCACTTTGCTCCAGTGTCTCCCTTCTCCTTAATCTTGAGTTGGACAGCTGGATTCATGGACTGTTTCTGTGAATTACCCAAATACTTAGGGTGGTATTGCTTTGCAGATAGTTGGCAGAGAGAGAAGTTGGCTACCATGGAGTCACCAGAGGAGCCTGGAGCATCCATGGATGAAAACTACTTTGTGAACTATACTTTCAAAGACCGGTCTCACTCAGGCCGAGTGGCTCAGGGCATTATGAAACTGTGTTTAGAGGAGGAGCTCTTTGCTGATGTCACCATTTCAGTGGAAGGCCGAGAGTTTCAGCTCCACCGGCTGGTCCTGTCAGCTCAGAGCTGCTTCTTCAGATCCATGTTCACATCTAACCTGAAGGAGGCTCACAACCGGGTGATTGTGCTGCAGGATGTCAGTGAGTCTGTTTTCCAGCTCCTGGTTGATTATATATACCACGGGACTGTGAAACTCCGCGCTGATGAGCTGCAGGAGATTTACGAGGTGTCAGACATGTATCAGCTGACATCTCTCTTTGAGGAATGTTCTCGGTTTTTGGCACGCACAGTACAAGTGGGAAACTGCCTTCAGGTGATGTGGCTTGCAGACAGACACAGTGATCCCGAGCTCTACACTGCTGCCAAGCACTGTGCCAAGACCCACCTGGCCCAGCTGCAGAGCACAGAGGAGTTCCTCCACTTGCCCCACCATCTACTCACTGATATCATCTCGGGTAAGTTCACGGAGGGGCTGCTCACACCCAACAATGCAAGAGTGATGTTCAGTGGATGTTCTGGTTCAGGAGAACCCCAACTTTATGTAACTAACTTGCTAGTTTATAATTCCCTTCCTGGTAGAGATTTTAGATTGAGGTTGAGGTTTAGTGTTGAGAATCAGTGTAGCTGCTGTCAGAGACAGAGTGTTTTACAGTGACTAGAGAATAAGAAGCTGCATCACTGCTTCACAAAGGGAAGTAAGACGTGCCTGATGTTTTCATCTGCTCTGTATCTTGAAGACCTACAGGACTAATTACTTAAATAAATTGATGAAGACTGTGATAGATCAATATATCTAAAATAACCAGGTAttgtggcccatgcctttaatcccagcatgcaggagacagaggcagaggcaagcagatatctgtgagttccaatacagactggtctacagagtgagttctaggacagccagggctacacagaaacccctgtctcgaaaaaaacaaaacaaaacaaaacaatctaaaATAGGAAACATTTGGGTGCCAACCTTAGGTAACAAGTGAGGTGGAACTGTACTTTGTATGTGTGCTCTGTAGCCTGATAGGTGACTACTGTGGCTTATTGTACCATccactcttcttttaaaaagcaaggcaGGGCTAGTGGTGTGACTCAGTAATATAGTGCTTCTCTTGTGTACATGAGACTCTGGGTTTGgtcccagcactgcaaaatagTAGTGCTGGAGGAGTTTCAAGTTAATGtcatatttatgtgtacataaacatacatacatacatatacataatggtGTAATGGTAGTCTGATAAAATggctcaacccccccccccctttttttttttgagacagtgtctctttatatagccctgactaactcactacataaaccaggctggccttaaactcacagagatatgcctgcttctgcctctgcctctgcctctgtctcccaaatgccaggattaaaggcatgctctacTACGGGCAGCTGTGGTTCAAGTCTTGAGAGCCCCTTTAAGATTGCCATTGATGAGACTGgatagatggcttagtggttaaaagcatttgttgttcttgcacTTATACCCACAGAGGACcatggttcaattcccatcaggaacgccagttccagggcatctgatgctaTCTTCTGACCATCATGGATACTAGGcatacatatggtacacagatataaGCAGACAAAACATAaccacatacaaaatatttttttttaaatcagtaaaaCAAAACCCAGTAATATTGCCATTGAGTATGTTCTTCCTTTGGCTCTCACAGATGGGGTTCCATGTTCCCAGAATCCAACAGAGGCAATAGAAGCTTGGATCAATTtcaataaagaagaaagggaggctTTTGCAGAGTCACTCAGGACTAGCTTGAAGGTaaggcatattttatttttaaggattgGGTGGCATaatctctctgcattccagccctCAGTGGCCTATTTTGGCAGGGGGAATGTGTATCTTTTGGTATATGCGTGGGGGTCAGAAGACAAAacatgcagaagtcagttctctccttccactatgtgggtcacaaggatcaaactcgggtcttcaGGCTTGGGGCAAGCAGATTTACTGCTGAACTGTCTCACTGGCCTggcctgggtgtgtgtgtgtgtgtgtgtgtgtgtgtgtgtgtagaggtgtgGATATACAAACCATAAGCTATCAGAGGTCTTCCTCTGTTATTCTTTTCCTTATTGTCTTGAATCAGTGTCTCTAACTGAAGTTTACCATTGGCTAGGCTGGCTTACTAGTCAGCAAATTCCcaggatccacttgtctctgctccCTAAAAGATGGAGTTACAAGCATGTCCAGCCATGTCTCACTTATTACATAGATGCTAGAGATTTTGTGGGGatgctcaggtcctcatgcttgtacagcaagttcccttaccctctgagccatcttccaagcCTCTGAcctgcctcttttctttctttctctttctttctttcttttttttttgggggggggggggtttgtttggttttttggttttttggttttcgagacagggtttctctgtgtagccctggctgtcctggaactcactctgtagaccaggctggcctcaaactaagaaatccacctgcctctgcctcccaagtgctgggattaaagccactgcctggctccagaCCTGCCTCTTTTGATAGCCACTGATTAGTTACTAGCTTGAAGTTACCAAGAACTGGGGAGTCGGATGTGTTTTCTGATCCCACAAGCCATCCATCTATGACCTTCTAAGTTCATAGAGCTTTTGCTATCTTCTCTGATGCTATCTTTTGAAAGAACTGCTTTCATAATTGAGTTAACCAGTtctagtcaggtgtggtggtttaaCAGATGGGGAGGTGTACATGAAAGTGGGAGGATTCAACTCAGCTAGatagttagttcaaggccagcataggctATGTAAGATGTAGTTTGTTGCTAGGATGCTTGCTTTGTGTCATGAAGTTCTGGGTTTAATTTctaacactgaaaaacaaaagcagtaagAGCAGATGTACATCCTGTAATCCCCCttggaggctgatgcaggagaatcTAAGTATGAACAGTTTGTGCTACACAGCAAGATCTTgtctgaataaatacataaataacttaAATTGCAAGGATGAACAAAACAGATTCTCTGACCCTGCACATCAAGGGAAAGTCAGGATGTGAGGCCTGGACCTTCAAGGATACCTGTCTTAGTAGAGTCTTCACATGAGCTGATGTCAGAATTTCAATTTTGCCAACAGGAAATTGGGGAGAATGTGCACATTTACCTGATCGGGAAAGAGTCATCTCGCACCCACTCATTGGCTGTGTCCTTGCACTGTGCAGAAGATGACTCCATCAGTGTAAGTGGCCAGAACAGCTTGTGCCACCAAATCACTGCAGCCTGCAAGCATGGTGGCGACCTGTATGTAGTGGGAGGGTCCATCCCACGACGCATGTGGAAATGTAACAATGCCACTGTTGACTGGGAGTGGTGTGCTCCTTTGCCCCGGGACCGTCTCCAGCATACCCTAGTATCTGTGCCTGGGAAAGATGCCATATACTCACTGGGTGGCAAGACACTTCAGGATACTCTTTCAAATGCAGTCATCTACTATCGGGTAGGTGATAATGTGTGGACAGAGACAACTCAGTTAGAGGTGGCTGTATCTGGGGCCGCTGGTGCCAACCTCAATGGAATCATCTACTTACTAGGGGGTGAGGAGAATGATCTAGACTTCTTTACCAAACCTTCCCGACTTATCCAGTGCTTTGACACAGAAACTGACAAGTGCCATGTGAAGCCCTATGTACTGCCCTTTGCAGGCCGCATGCACGCAGCAGTGCATAAAGATCTGGTGTTTATTGTGGCTGAGGGGGACTCTCTAGTGTGCTATAATCCCCTTCTAGACAGCTTCACCCGGCTCTGTCTTCCTGAGGCCTGGAGCTCTGCTCCATCCCTCTGGAAGATTGCCAGCTGTAATGGAAGCATCTACGTCTTCAGGGATCGATATAAGAAGGGAGATGCCAACACCTATAAGCTCGACCCTGCCACTTCAGCTGTAACTGTCACAAGAGGCATTAAGGTGCTGCTTACCAACTTGCAGTTTGTGTTGGCATAAAACAGTGATGAGAAGAACAGCTAACTCCTTTGCCCTCCCCTTGTCGTGTATCCCCAGTCAAATCTGAAGTCCCCCAGTTCAGAGTAATGTGTTAGTTTGGGCATTCATGAGGAAGGCAGCGCCTCAGCCCACCCCAAGGCTCATGGGGTGCTGTGTGTAGGGCTTTTCACACTGCTGCTGCTTGAATTCTGCCATTATCCCCTGTGATCCTGTGCCTCACTTCAGACTGCTTAGAGCCAGCCTCTTCTCAGACTTAGGCACAGCCTCCCTTACCAGATCAGTGTTAAAAAGAAGTACCTTGGTTCCCATGCAGAAAGACAGAGGCCCATTCCTTTTGTCTATAGCACATAAAGTGGCTAGTTGTCACTTTTCCACAAAGAATTAAGTATTAGAGTTTTCCTTCAGGATTTGGATGGGACAGTGGACTAAGCTAAAAATGCACTTCACCAGCAAGAATCAACTGTAGAATTCAGGATGTTCCTTCAAATGTTTTTTCATCTATCTGTCAGGAAAAGAAACTCTGGTTGGATTTTTGGCTTATACAAACAGATAAgccagaaagtagaaacaattgTTTCTGATTAATAGCAGAAACTGTTTTCCAGACTCAAATATAAACAGTCTCTGGTCTTTTAAGGCTCTAAGCTAAATAAAGAGTTAGGAACTGTTCATACAAATAAACGTTTTTGAAATGATATGCGTGTCTGTGTTGACTACTGAATGGGTGACTTCTGAAGGGAAACTAATTGTAGACTTCTTCCTTCCTGACTCAgc contains:
- the Kbtbd4 gene encoding kelch repeat and BTB domain-containing protein 4 isoform X1; its protein translation is MKGGNADSWQREKLATMESPEEPGASMDENYFVNYTFKDRSHSGRVAQGIMKLCLEEELFADVTISVEGREFQLHRLVLSAQSCFFRSMFTSNLKEAHNRVIVLQDVSESVFQLLVDYIYHGTVKLRADELQEIYEVSDMYQLTSLFEECSRFLARTVQVGNCLQVMWLADRHSDPELYTAAKHCAKTHLAQLQSTEEFLHLPHHLLTDIISDGVPCSQNPTEAIEAWINFNKEEREAFAESLRTSLKEIGENVHIYLIGKESSRTHSLAVSLHCAEDDSISVSGQNSLCHQITAACKHGGDLYVVGGSIPRRMWKCNNATVDWEWCAPLPRDRLQHTLVSVPGKDAIYSLGGKTLQDTLSNAVIYYRVGDNVWTETTQLEVAVSGAAGANLNGIIYLLGGEENDLDFFTKPSRLIQCFDTETDKCHVKPYVLPFAGRMHAAVHKDLVFIVAEGDSLVCYNPLLDSFTRLCLPEAWSSAPSLWKIASCNGSIYVFRDRYKKGDANTYKLDPATSAVTVTRGIKVLLTNLQFVLA
- the Kbtbd4 gene encoding kelch repeat and BTB domain-containing protein 4 isoform X2, with protein sequence MESPEEPGASMDENYFVNYTFKDRSHSGRVAQGIMKLCLEEELFADVTISVEGREFQLHRLVLSAQSCFFRSMFTSNLKEAHNRVIVLQDVSESVFQLLVDYIYHGTVKLRADELQEIYEVSDMYQLTSLFEECSRFLARTVQVGNCLQVMWLADRHSDPELYTAAKHCAKTHLAQLQSTEEFLHLPHHLLTDIISDGVPCSQNPTEAIEAWINFNKEEREAFAESLRTSLKEIGENVHIYLIGKESSRTHSLAVSLHCAEDDSISVSGQNSLCHQITAACKHGGDLYVVGGSIPRRMWKCNNATVDWEWCAPLPRDRLQHTLVSVPGKDAIYSLGGKTLQDTLSNAVIYYRVGDNVWTETTQLEVAVSGAAGANLNGIIYLLGGEENDLDFFTKPSRLIQCFDTETDKCHVKPYVLPFAGRMHAAVHKDLVFIVAEGDSLVCYNPLLDSFTRLCLPEAWSSAPSLWKIASCNGSIYVFRDRYKKGDANTYKLDPATSAVTVTRGIKVLLTNLQFVLA